In Festucalex cinctus isolate MCC-2025b chromosome 1, RoL_Fcin_1.0, whole genome shotgun sequence, the sequence TATATTTAAGCACAGTATAGTTTTTAGTTATGTGCATGATCAAAAtactttgataaaaaaaaaacaacaacaacaacaagtctatcaaaaacattaaacaaaaatttggttttgtggggAGATTGGAATGGATTAATTGCATTTCGGTTCATTTGTATggggaaaattgatttgatatttAGTAGAAGCCAATTGAGTTATGAGTGCGGTCATGGAGAAAATTTAACTCCTactgtaagtcaaggtaccactgtacactGAATGTTACAGTAATGTTAATGtcatcttgtttttatttattgtgtgtCAGGATGGAGATGTTCTTGCATCCAGTTTCCCTGTGGACACACAGGTAGCCTACATCCTTAGCCTGGGAGTGGTTAAAGAGTTCAGGAAACATGGCATAGGTACTGTTTATTGaaagcattttaaaactttGTCTGACATTTGTCACCTTTATCACCAGACACAATACCGCCACAAAATCTTCATCttcatgaaaaatgtattttgacacTGATTGATCTTTGGTGTCTCCATTCAGGCTCCTTATTGCTGGACAGTCTGAAGGAGCACATTTCCACGACAGCCCAGGACCACTGCAAGGCAATCTACCTGCATGTTCTCACCACCAACAACACTGCCATCCACTTCTACGAGAACAGGGACTTCAAGCAACACCACTACCTGCCCTACTACTACTCCATACGTGGCGTCCTGAAAGATGGATTCACTTATGTGCTCTACATCAACGGGGGTCATCCACCTTGGACAATATTATATCCTTTTgtcaaggacatttttgttgtcctttaatcttttttttttttttttaattacagcaAGTTAATTTTAGGAGCATCGGGTCAGGAAAAGTTCAAGCTAATAGTTGGAGTAGTTCACCCACTTAGTAGTAGGGAGAGAAAGTGAAGCAATTTTAGCAGGGTGCACACTGGACACAAATATCTAATAGCGTTTTTTCCCGCTTAAACTAttgcaattttaatttaatatgcaattattttttcaaggtcctcttaccatgtatttatttaacaactacatgaaataaaataatctgtattgcaataaacaatatcagatcaAAGGTACAAGGCGATCTCCACTTCTATCTGCGCTAGTCAAGtaaaatatcaaaagaaagagaaCTACAAGTAGGATCGCCTATGTCCTAATATAGTCAAATTTctttgttttcacaaatttataTTAATCGTCCGACCCCAATTCGTCTGTTATTTTTACGCAATATTAACAATTTAAAGCAGGGAAAATAGCTTGACAACAAATACATTGGCACTCTTGAACGCAGCTCATGTCTGAGAAGAATTGTAAAAACCACTGTCTCCGGCTCCTCCTTCATTTGGTTATTTACTGATTTTTAACATTTCaaccatttttaaattgtgatacaccccactagggatgtaacaatatccaaacatcacgatatggtAATTATCTCGATATTGTAGGGAGGTAGGCGATACaaaagaaggtcacaatattgttaaaaaaaaaagagctcatactaaaaaagaaaaaaaaaaaatcgctgcaTGTGTATGACTAAGTGGCATACTGTACAACCACTCAACTCACTCCTATTTTTGGTAAAACATTGCAGGTGCCAGATATATATTGTTTCTTTGTCCAATTTAATTGAGTTCCATCAAGCTATCAAAGAATTTGTAGGATGCGATATACCCATTTTTCAAATTATACTGATCCAAATATTTGTCTTTAACCTCGTGTTGCACTGATTATATCCATCACATTGGTTCAACTCTAGCCAACCTGAGCCCCTGCTCCATCCCACAGAGGTTGTATCGACATGCCCAGTCTCTGCTACGATCTCTGCTGCCATGGTCCAACCTCGCATCCAAGACTGGCATACAGTACAGCCGAACAATGTGACTCAACATTGCAGGTTTGGATCTCATTACGCATCACCACTGTAGGTATTTTTATTTCTCAGTTGCTAATATTTtatctcctcctcccccccgcaGGAGGCCCTAGTGTTCTGGTTCTCATCAGTCTTCCCTGACGCAGTTGTACATTCACACCCTCAGCATGCTGTGTAGGACACAGATTCTGGGGTCAACCTGATACAATGCATGCTTGACACACACAAGCGCTGGGGTCTGTAACCCCGTTGCACGCTGCTGCTGCACACGACGGTTGCACTGCATTGTTCAAAAGTGCAATGTTGTGTTTACACTGACAGTACGGAGCAATTGGGGGGTGGGAGGGGGGCTGTTTGTCATCGGTTATTCTATCCCGTCACTGCTATTCCATTACAGGATTGCGATAGTAGTGTTTGTTTAGTCTTATCATACCAAAACGGTGCAGTATCGGACCTATCGCTGAAAACAGGTGACAAGAGCAGAGGTGTCTGTTTTGGTGTGGATGGGATTTGAAATGCACTGCATAGTGGAATCGAGTC encodes:
- the naa60 gene encoding N-alpha-acetyltransferase 60; this translates as MSDVVPPTALSEVQLRFLCHDDIDSVKVLCGDWFPIEYPDSWYQDITSNKKFFSLAATFRGGIVGMIVAEIKGRTKVHKEDGDVLASSFPVDTQVAYILSLGVVKEFRKHGIGSLLLDSLKEHISTTAQDHCKAIYLHVLTTNNTAIHFYENRDFKQHHYLPYYYSIRGVLKDGFTYVLYINGGHPPWTIFDYIHHIGSTLANLSPCSIPQRLYRHAQSLLRSLLPWSNLASKTGIQYSRTM